The Deltaproteobacteria bacterium genomic sequence CGCCTTCGTGAGCGCCTCGGTCGAGGTCTGTGGAGTCAGCGCCGGCATGTTCGGCACGCAGTAATGGAGCACGTTGTATTTCAGATAGGTCGGGCGCCGATGTGTCGTGGCCCGTGAGGTCTCCACGCAACCGCCTTGGTCGATCGAGACGTCGACGATCACGGAGCCCGGACTCATTTGTTGGACCATCTTCTTCGTGACAATCTTGGCCGTCTTGTCGCCCGTCGCGTGGACGCCGCCGATCACGAGGTCCGACTTGCGGACCCAGGCGGTCACGTTGTCCGGCGTCGATTCGATCACCAGACATTTGTCCATGAATTGTTCCCGCAACTGCCGACACCGTTCCGGATTGATGTCCATCAGCACGGTTTCAGCTCCGAGACCGATCGAGACTTGCGCTGCGTTGATCCCGACCACGCCGCCGCCTAACACGGCCACGGTCCCGCGCCGCGTTCCGGTGACGCCGCCGAGCAGCAGACCCTTGCCGACTTTGCCGCCGCCATGCAGTAATCCTGCGCCGATCTGGACCGCAATCCGTCCCGCGACTTCGCTCATCGGCGTGAGCAGTGGGAGCTGGCCGTTGACCGTCTGGACCGTTTCATAGCCCAACGCGATCATCTCTTTTTTGCAGAGGGCGCGCGCCAATTGAGGAACGCCCGCCAGATGGAGGTAGCAGAAAAGAATCTTGCCCGGTTCGAAGAATTTGAATTCGGTCGGGAGCGGTTCTTTCACCTTCACGATCAAGTTCGCCATTTTCCAGATCTTGGCCGCTTGATTCAGGATCGTGGCGCCGGCGTCACGGTAATGGCGATCGGAAAAGCCGCACAAGATGCCGGCATTTTTTTCCACCAAGACCGTGTGTCCGGACCGGATCAGATTGCTGACTCCGTCCGGCGTGAGCGCCACGCGCGTTTCAGAATCCTTCACCTCTTTGGGGACGCCGATAATCATACGAGACTCCTTTTGTTCAGTCGGTAGATGATGGGTTAATCGCGCGGGGCCTATAGCACCGGCTTTTGCGGCTGACAAGGGGGGTGTGGCGGAAATGGGTAGGTGCCTCCTGGGCGCAGGCAGCTGTCGATGGATAAAGTGTTGTAAAATCAGCTTGTTATTCCAGTGTCTGTGGTTTTGACCGGCAGACTGTGGTTTTAACGCCTTGCGAGGCGGCCAAGGGCAATCAGCCCGGCGATCAACGCGATCCCGATTCCGTACTGATGGGTCTGGATGGCGAACGCGAGTTGGGCGAGGGCCTGTTGCGGGATCGTGAGTTCGTTGTTCAGGTCGGACCATGTCGTGATGCACGGGGCCATCAGCAGCGGAAACCACAGCAACGCGATGATCGCCAGGAAGGCCGCGCAGCCGAGGTAGAGCCCATATTGGGGGCGCGTCTCTTGGCGGAACAACGCATCGGCGAACGCGCCGGCGCCGGTCAAGCGTTGTTCAAAGGCCGCCCAACCGTGCGGATGGGCCAGGAACTTCTGGAGCGGAAGGCGTTGCGGCCGGCCTTGTTCGTCATCGTAAGAGAAGCGGCCGTGTTCGTGCCGCAGCTTTGCGACTGAACGGATGGGAAACGTGGTCGCCGCTCGCCCGAAGAGCCATTGGATGATGATCTGTTCGCGTGTTACGACGCAGTAAGGATGTCGCCAACAGCGAATGCCGAGGCGCAAGCAGAGCAGGCCTAAGAATAAGAGTGGACCGGAATTGCCGAAGAGGCGAGACCCAAAACTGAAGTCGAGAAAATATTGTATGAGTGGCGTGACGACGAGCGCGGTGCCACCGACTACGCTCGTAATGATCAGGAGTGGGTGAAAGCGGATTTGCAGGTCGGTGGCGGATGCGTGCATGCGTGAGGCCTAGCACACTACGCGGTGGTGACCAACCACTGTTCCACGCGCCGGAACACCGCGCCGAGCGAAGGGCGTGCGGATTGGAGTTCCAACATCAGAAAACGGCCGTCGTCGGGAGGTCGGATCGCGTCGTGGTAGATTTTGGCGGCATCGGGCGCGTTGGTGTCCGCTTCCAGGATGCGGAGGATTTCTTGTATGTAGTTTTCCGTCAACGCGCGTTGCATCGCACTCACGGCCTCGGGCGTGACCAGTCCGGCATCCACGCGCTGCGCGAAACACTCCACGACGGCTCGCAGTGCCGCCAGCCGTGGGTCCGTCTGTAAATCCAGATCGGCGGCGCGGTTCAGTCGGACCCAGAGATGGGACAGAATGCGGCCTGCCAGCGATCGGTCGTCGCGATACGGGTCGGCCTCTTCGGGGCTTAATTGATCAATCTCCTTTTGCAGCACTGCAAAACGATCCGGCGGCGGATCCGCTGTCGTGACGGGCGCCGGTCGTGGAGTGGCCGCTGGTGGCGGAGGTGGAGGTGGCGTGGCGCCGAGCGCTCGATCGAGGGCGTCGCCTACTGCGTCTGGTGAGAGGGCCCTTGGTACACTTGGTTCCGCGAGCCGAATCACCTGCCGTCTCGTAGTGCCGCCCAAGCGCGCACACCAATCTTGCGCAGTATCCAACGCCTGGCGGTGCAGCGGGAATCCTTCAGAGACCCGGATGGCCGCAAACGCTGAAGCGAGCATCGAATAGTCGCCGGCGAGGAACAATGGCGTGGCGTGGCCCTGTTCCGCGATCTGGCGGAGCGCGACCAATTCCTCTCGCGGGATGAGTGCTGGTTCCGTCGCGGTTGGTTCAAATGCCAGGCGGTGTAAAAAGCGAAATAACGGGCCTGCGGCGCCTGCGGTGATCAGATCGAGCATCGTATCGTTACCTTGATAGAGCGTCATCATCAGCGGGACCCAATGCTCCTGGCGCAGATACGGGAAATCGTGATGCGCGGCGCGCCAATCGGCGCGGTCATCGAACAGTCGCACCACGCGATCGGGATCGCTAATGACATCGTATTGGAGCCCCAGACGAGACGTCACTTCCGTGATCAGCGCACAGTGCCACAGCCGCGCGACCGCCGCCGCGCGATCGATCGCCACGGCCGATCCGCCGGGGGTTGGCGGCGGCAACAAGCCGGCAACGACCCCGCCGGACTCGATCAACAACGCGCTGAGACAGCGGAAATATTGATCCACGACCGAGGGGTCGGAGTCGTCGCCGGCGAACATGCCGCCCAGTGCAGTGACTGACACGTGGGCCACCGGTCCGGCAAAGCGCTGGAGCTGCGTGTGAAAGGCACGTGCCCCAGCAACCGAATAACTGATAGCCGTCGTGCCGAACCGTTCATGCGCCGTGTGTGGATCGCGCAATGCTTCGATCATCCGGCCCGGCTGTGCGGGACCAAGACGTGGCCGCATATGCAGCGCCCGCGCCACGCCTTGTTGCAACGCCATGCCGGGAACCTTTATTGCCATCACTGCGCTCCTCTGTGCTTCTCTATTCGGCGGAGCGGCGAAAAAGTTGCGTGGAAAACTTGGTGACTGGTGGCTGGGGGGCGGACCATGTGCGTGCCATTGCCCAGTCACTAGCCATCAGCCACCGCTTTCCCGAGCCACCGGAGTTGATAACTGGCATTCCGCCCCCGACCGACGCTAGGGCACAGGAGGCCTTTGGCAATCAAGTCGGCCATTTCACGGAACGCGGTCGCGCGGCTGCACTTGGTCAGCCCGACATACTTCCGCGTCGTGAGCCCTCCCACAAAACCGTCGGGACCCGCTTCGAGTAAGCGATGGACCACTTTGCGTTGACGATCACTCAGGGACACCGCAGCAAACGCGCGCCAGAATTCCGAGCGAGCGAGAATGTTGGCGATCATCGTTTCCGAGCGGGTGATCGCCCGCGTCATACATTCCAAAAACCAGCGCAGCCACTCGGTGATATCGAGACCGCCTTGTTGCGCGGATTCCAGTGCGCGATAGTAGGCATCGCGTTCAGCCATAATCTGCGCGGACAGACTGTAGTAGCGTGGAGCGGACTGCTCGTCCTGAGCCAGCGCCATATCCGTCAGCGTGCGCGCGATGCGTCCATTGCCATCGTCAAACGGATGGATCGTCACAAAGTACACATGAGCGACCGCGGCACGAATCAGTCCATCGATGGTTCGTTGACTGCGGTGCCACCAGAGAAAAAATTGCGCCATCTCCTTCGCGATGCGAGCAGCGGGCGGCGCTTCATAATGGATGCGCTCCCGCCCGATGGGCCCGGACAGGACCTGCAAGTCCGACGAGCGCCATTGCCCCACCCGTACCCGCTGCATCCCGGAAAAGCCGGTCGGGAACAACGCCGCCTGCCAGCCTTTGAGGCGCGTTGCGCTCAATTGCGCGGCATAATGTGTCGTCGCCTCGAGGAGGATGTTCACGACGCCGTCGATGTAGCGATTGGACGGGGGGAGCCCAGCCGACGGCAGTCCCAAACGGCGGACGACAGAAGAGCGCACCGCCTGCGGATCAATGACGGTCCCTTCGATCGCGGACGTCTGTACGGCTTCATGGACCAAGATTTCCGCTTGGGATTCCTTGTCCAATCCCAGTCCCAACATTCGGATGCGGGCCAAGAGTTGACCTTGGGCAAACCGGCATTGCCCCAGCGGCGTGGTCAATTGATCCGCTTGCCAAGTCAGACGCGGCCACTTTTTGTCCTGCCAGATATAGGACATACTCGTCATTGATGAGGCGATTATCGCTTCATAATATGAAGCGATTATAGTTCGTAATCGCTTCATCGGCAAGAGTGCTTCCATTGGCGCCTCAGCACGCCGACGTGCCGCGGTGGGTGGGGCCGCAGCGCATGGGAGTGCCGAGGACAGCGCGAGCCACCATCTCCTTGACCTCACCCCTCGGCCCCTCTATATCCGCCGACCAATGGTGGAAAGCGCCGAACAAGCCCAAACGGTCTGGGAGCCGACTGCGGAGTGGATCGCGTCTTCTCATGTCAGGCGTTTCATGCGTGCCCACGGGATTGCCGACGCGGCGACGCTGCGACGGCGTTCGGTTGAGGACATTCGTTGGTTTTGGGACGCGGCACTGCAGGACCTCGGCGTGGAGTGGTTCACGCCGTACACGCAAGTCTTAGATGATAGCGCCGGTTTCGCCTGGGCGCGTTGGTTCGTGGGCGGGGAGTTGAATTTGGTCCACAACTGCGTGACACGGCACGCCGTCGGCGCGCGCGCGCAGCAGGCGGCCGTGGTCTGGGAAGGAGATGGCGGCGAGCAGCGCACGTTGACGTTCGCCGAGCTCGCAGCGGACATTGCGCGCTTGGCCCATGCATTGACGACGCTCGGCGTGCGGCGCGGCGACGCGGTCGGACTTTATTTGCCGATGACGCCCGAAGTCGTGATCGGAATGTTCGCGTGTCATCAACTCGGAGCTGTTGCCGTCCCGATCTTTTCCGGCTATGGGCCCGATGCGATCGCGACCCGGTTAAACGATGCGCAGGCCGTCGCGGTCTTAACGGCCGATATTGGGATGCGGCGCGGTCGAGCCGTCCCGCTCAAACAGACATTAGATACAGCGCTCGCCACCGTGCCGTCGGTGCGCCACGTGATCGTCGCGCGGCGTGGCACCGAGACGACGTCAGTGCCGTGGCACGCGGGACGGGATCAATGGTGGACGGATGCAGTGCGCGAAAGTGCGCCGACCACCGAGATAGCGCGTCTCCCTGCGGAAGCGCCGGCGCTGATCCTCTATACTTCCGGCACAACTGGTCGCCCGAAGGGTTGCGTGCATACGCACGCAGGGGCATTGGCGCAGATCGCGAAAGAACTCGGGTATCACTTCGACGTGCGTCCCGGCGACATCTTCTTCTGGATGACCGATATCGGCTGGATGATGGGGCCGTGGGAACTGGTCGGCGCACTTTTTCACGGCGCCACGGTTGTCCTCTACGAAGGGGTCCCCGATTTTCCCGCGCCGGATCGACTGTGGCGGCTGGTTGAGCGTTATCGCGTCACCCACTTAGGGATTTCCCCGACGGCGATTCGCGTGCTGAAACGCGCGGGCGATGACTGGGTGACGCGCTGCGATCTCGCTTCCCTTCGTGTGCTCGGTTCGACCGGGGAACCGTGGGATCCGGAGGGCTACACCTGGTTCTTCGAACAGGTCGGCGGGAAGCGCTGTCCGATCATTAATATTTCCGGCGGCACGGAGATCATCGGCTGCCATTTGGCGCCACTCCCCATCGCGCCGCTCAAAACTGCGAGTTTGCAAGGTCCGGGGTTGGGGATGGACGTCGACGTCTTCAATGAAGCCGGCGAATCGGTGCGCGGCGAGATCGGCTATTTGGTCTGCAAACAACCGGCGCCGTCGATGACGAAAGGGTTTCTGAACGACTCGCCGCGCTATCTGGAGACCTATTTCAGTAAATGGCCGCAGATTTGGAATCACGGCGATTGGGCGGTGGTCGATCGCGACGGCGCATGGTTCCTGATGGGACGTGCCGACGATACGATCAAGGTGGCGGGCAAACGGGTCGGGCCGGCGGAGATCGAAGGGGTCTTGATGCAGCACGCGGCCGTGGCGGAGGCGGCCGTGATCGGCGTGCCGCACGCGGTGAAAGGCGAAGGGATTGTCTGCTTTGTCGTATTAAAGGATGCATGCGCGGGCGACGCGGTGTTAGCAACGACGTTGCGTCAACACGTCGCCACGGCGCTCGGCAAGCCGATGCAGCCGGAGACTGTGGTATTTGTACCCGCGTTGCCGAAGACGCGTTCGGCCAAGATCGTGCGCGGGGCGATTCGGCGCGTGTGGCTGGGCGAAGCGGCGGGCGATTTATCGTCGGTCGAAAATCCGGGAGTCTTGGAAGACATTGCAACATGCAAAGTGCAACAACCATCAACTCTATAAAGGAGAGTGCATCATGAGCTTCGAAATCATTACCCCAAAACAGGCGTATCAACGGATGCAAGAGGGGTGGCGCTACCTCGATGTCCGGACCGAAGAAGAATTCGCCGCCGGCTATGCGACCGGTGCGGTCAATATTCCGCTCTTCGCCACGACGCCGCAAGGCCGCACGCTGAATGCCGACTTCGTGACGTCCGTCCGGACCACATTCCCGGCGACGACCAAGCTCGTGATCGGCTGCGCGTCCGGCGGTCGGTCCGGCAAGGCGTGCGAATTGCTAGGCGCCGAAGGCTACGCGCATCTGGCCAACATCGACGGCGGTTTCGTCGGCCGCGCCGATCCGGCAACGGGACAGCTGGTACAAGCGGGCTGGAAGGCGGAAGGACTGCCGGTCAGCAAGGCCAAAGGCGGCTGCGGATCGCCGTCGTGCGGCTGCGGCCACTAATCCTATTCGTGCAGCAACGTAACGTTGATCTGGTCCACGTCAAGAAAATGGTGATCTGCGGTCAGCAAAGTCCCTCCGACGGTCATGCAGCAGGCGCTGATCCAGATGTCGTTCGTAGGGATCGGGCGTCCTTTTTTTCGCAGGCGTGCGAAGATTGCCCCGAAGTTCCGCGCCACATCGAGGTCGACAAGGATGATCCGGACCTGGAACTCTTCAATAAATCGGTCGAGCCGCTGGAGATTGCGCACCAGCTTCGCTCCATGCTGAAATCCGTAGTGGAGTTCGCCATAGGCGATGACTGGGAGCAGCAAGGTGGTGGCTTGCGAAGCCGCTTCTAATGCGGCGTCGTGGCCGATGTCGCACAGGCAGTACGCGTTCGTGTCGAGAACCAATTTCATGACTTTACTTTACAGGGGCTCGCGTACCCTCCGCCTGCGGCTGAGGGCAATCCCACTCACTTTCATCGATATGAGAAAAGTGCCGTGTCGCTTTGCGGAAGGCGGCGTAGTCGGATCGCTGCATGTGGCCGAAAAACTGTCGCACGCGGGCGCGCCGTTCCCGGTGCGGTGTGACCCCGAGCGCCTTTGCAAGAGCCTGTAACACGATTTCTGTCTTGGTTTTTCCGGTCTTCCGCACGGCGTCACGCAAAGCCATGGCGATGCCCTTGGGCAACATGCGGATGCTGAGTGCGCTCATATGCTGGCTCTCCTCTGCGTACTACAGTTGCAGAGTTTTGTACTACAGTCAAGAGTGAGGATGTCCAGTGTTCCCGGCCGCAAACAGCGTGGCATACGCGGCGTCGTGCAGTTGGGGGCGGAACGCCTTGATCTTTTCGTTGGTGACGCTTGGGTGGACGCGGTTCGTCAGCAGGATCACCCACCAATCGCGTTCCAGATCGATCCACAGCGAACAACCGGTGTACCCGAGGTGCCCGATGCTGTGACGGGAGAAATGCCGCCCTGCTTGTGAATTGGTCGGGCTCGGTGTGTCCCAGCCGCAAAGATACGTGCCGTGCGGCGGCGTCGTCAGTCGATCGAAATCGAAAAAGGCGTGCACTGTTGCTGAGGCGATCCAGTCGTTAGTGCCGCGCCAACAGGTCGTCAGAACGGCGGCGAAGCGGTGCAGGTCATGTGCCGTGCTAAAGAGTCCGGCGTGACCGGCGACGCCGCCCATCGCGTAACAATTTTGATCATGAACCGCGCCGCGCAGCACCGATTTGCGCCAGGGACAATCTTCCGTCGGCGCGTAGCGCAGCGGGGCGATGCAGCCCGGGGCCGCGCGGCCGGACGCGGCTAGCGGGAGGAACCGCGTATCGTTCAGACCCAGCGGCGCAGCGATTTCGGTCGCGCATTGTTGCTCCAAACCGCGGCCATCCACGCGTTCGAGCAACGCGCCGAGCAAGATAAAACCTAAATCGCTGTATACGCATGCAGTGCCCGGCGAATACGCCGGCGGCTCGTGCATGATGTTTTGCAGAATGAGTGCATAGCCATCCGGGGTCCCGAGTTTCCGCTCCGGGACGCCGCGAAAATACGGCTGCCACGCCGGAAAACCGGCGGTATGGGAGAGAAAACGGCGGAGCGGCACGGCGCCGTATGGTGACTCCGCGAGTTCCGGCAAATGGCGGGCCGCGGTATCGTCCAGCTGCAGACGACCGGCAGCCGCGAGTTGCATCATCCGCGTGGTCGTGACGATGACCTTCGTGAGCGACGCGACGTCGAAGATCGTCTGTGCCGTGGCTGCACCGTAGCGTCCGTGATGCGCGATGGTGCCTTCCCGTGCGATCAGCAGTTCCGCGGCGGGGAAGACGCCGTCGCGGACGGCCGCTTGCATCATCGTATGGGCGTCGGTCATGGCAGTACTCCAGCGGTGTCGATCGAAAAGTCGAGCGGATCCGTGTGGAGCGTTGCCTGCGCGCCGAGCGGGAGCGTGAGGCAGGGATCGCAGTGCCCGGCCGGGAGCCCGGCCACGACGGGGCCGACAAAGTCGCGCAGGCAATCGGCCAACATGGTGTCGAGATCGGCGGGATTTGGTTCGTCGGGAGAAAGCGCTAACGAGCCGAAGATGATCCCACGGACGTGCCGCAACACGTCGGCGTGGGCCAAATGCGTCAGCATCCGGTCGAGCGCGTAGAGTTTTTCGCCGCGGTCTTCCAGAAACAGGATGGTGTCATCGTCGAACGTTGGGCCGTATGCAGTGTCGATGCTGGCGTGGACTAAACTGAGGCAGCCGCCTGCGAGGCATCCCGTCGCCCGCCCCGGTTTAATGATGCGCAAATCGCCGGAGGCCAACGTCCCCAACGGCTGCGGCTGACCGATCGCTTGCCACAAATGCTGCCAATTCTGTGCGGCCGTCGGCACGTCGCCGAAGTGGTGCGTGATCGTGGGACCATAGAATGTGGTCCAGCCGCAGTGGCGCTGCAGCCAGCCGTGTAACACCGTGAGGTCGCTGGAACCGACGAAGATCTTCGGCGCCGCGGCCGCAATCGCTTCATGGTGGAGCAGCGGGATAATCCGTTGCGTGCCGTAGCCGCCGCGCGCGCAAAAAACCGCCTTGATTGTCGGGTCGCACAACAGCGCGTTCAGTTCCTCGGCGCGCCGCTTGTCGTCGCCGGCGAAATAGCGGAGCCGCTGCGTAATGTCCGGCCGATGCCGCACCTGAAATCCCTGCGCGCGAATCCATGCCACGGCGGCCGTGAAGGCCTCGACCGGAAACGCGCTGGCGGGCGCGGCGACGCCGATGCAATCGCCTGGTTGCAACAACAACGGCTGACGAAAGCGGGACATGGCGCCGCCTTACTGGATGTGCCGCGGTCTGACAAGCCCTCGTAATGAACCCTGCTTGCAGACGGGTGCTATCCATGGTTGATGCACCGCTGTCTGCACAGAAGGGATGCCGTGGCGCTGCTGATCAGTTGTCAACATGTGAGCAAATCGTACGGCGCGCGGCCGTTGTTTCAGCGCGTGTCGTTGGGGATTGCCGACGACGATCGACTGGGGTTGATCGGTCCCAATGGCGCCGGCAAGTCCACGTTGCTCAAAATCTTGGCGGGCATCGAGACACCGGATACAGGGGATATCGCCGTCAGCCGACAGGCGCGCATCGGCTACGTGGCACAAGAGGAATCGTTCCCCGCCGGACACACGATTCGTGAAGTCCTCCGCGCGGCGCTCGACGATCATCCCCTCGAAGCGTACGAAAA encodes the following:
- the ald gene encoding alanine dehydrogenase, with the translated sequence MIIGVPKEVKDSETRVALTPDGVSNLIRSGHTVLVEKNAGILCGFSDRHYRDAGATILNQAAKIWKMANLIVKVKEPLPTEFKFFEPGKILFCYLHLAGVPQLARALCKKEMIALGYETVQTVNGQLPLLTPMSEVAGRIAVQIGAGLLHGGGKVGKGLLLGGVTGTRRGTVAVLGGGVVGINAAQVSIGLGAETVLMDINPERCRQLREQFMDKCLVIESTPDNVTAWVRKSDLVIGGVHATGDKTAKIVTKKMVQQMSPGSVIVDVSIDQGGCVETSRATTHRRPTYLKYNVLHYCVPNMPALTPQTSTEALTKATFPYVTRIAELGLEQAMKEEESLRRGLQCQGGKIVHPVVARLFKSLAAPGVLQFPAAA
- a CDS encoding Fic family protein; its protein translation is MSYIWQDKKWPRLTWQADQLTTPLGQCRFAQGQLLARIRMLGLGLDKESQAEILVHEAVQTSAIEGTVIDPQAVRSSVVRRLGLPSAGLPPSNRYIDGVVNILLEATTHYAAQLSATRLKGWQAALFPTGFSGMQRVRVGQWRSSDLQVLSGPIGRERIHYEAPPAARIAKEMAQFFLWWHRSQRTIDGLIRAAVAHVYFVTIHPFDDGNGRIARTLTDMALAQDEQSAPRYYSLSAQIMAERDAYYRALESAQQGGLDITEWLRWFLECMTRAITRSETMIANILARSEFWRAFAAVSLSDRQRKVVHRLLEAGPDGFVGGLTTRKYVGLTKCSRATAFREMADLIAKGLLCPSVGRGRNASYQLRWLGKAVADG
- a CDS encoding AMP-binding protein; amino-acid sequence: MVESAEQAQTVWEPTAEWIASSHVRRFMRAHGIADAATLRRRSVEDIRWFWDAALQDLGVEWFTPYTQVLDDSAGFAWARWFVGGELNLVHNCVTRHAVGARAQQAAVVWEGDGGEQRTLTFAELAADIARLAHALTTLGVRRGDAVGLYLPMTPEVVIGMFACHQLGAVAVPIFSGYGPDAIATRLNDAQAVAVLTADIGMRRGRAVPLKQTLDTALATVPSVRHVIVARRGTETTSVPWHAGRDQWWTDAVRESAPTTEIARLPAEAPALILYTSGTTGRPKGCVHTHAGALAQIAKELGYHFDVRPGDIFFWMTDIGWMMGPWELVGALFHGATVVLYEGVPDFPAPDRLWRLVERYRVTHLGISPTAIRVLKRAGDDWVTRCDLASLRVLGSTGEPWDPEGYTWFFEQVGGKRCPIINISGGTEIIGCHLAPLPIAPLKTASLQGPGLGMDVDVFNEAGESVRGEIGYLVCKQPAPSMTKGFLNDSPRYLETYFSKWPQIWNHGDWAVVDRDGAWFLMGRADDTIKVAGKRVGPAEIEGVLMQHAAVAEAAVIGVPHAVKGEGIVCFVVLKDACAGDAVLATTLRQHVATALGKPMQPETVVFVPALPKTRSAKIVRGAIRRVWLGEAAGDLSSVENPGVLEDIATCKVQQPSTL
- a CDS encoding rhodanese-like domain-containing protein, which produces MSFEIITPKQAYQRMQEGWRYLDVRTEEEFAAGYATGAVNIPLFATTPQGRTLNADFVTSVRTTFPATTKLVIGCASGGRSGKACELLGAEGYAHLANIDGGFVGRADPATGQLVQAGWKAEGLPVSKAKGGCGSPSCGCGH
- a CDS encoding type II toxin-antitoxin system VapC family toxin — its product is MKLVLDTNAYCLCDIGHDAALEAASQATTLLLPVIAYGELHYGFQHGAKLVRNLQRLDRFIEEFQVRIILVDLDVARNFGAIFARLRKKGRPIPTNDIWISACCMTVGGTLLTADHHFLDVDQINVTLLHE
- a CDS encoding beta-lactamase family protein — protein: MTDAHTMMQAAVRDGVFPAAELLIAREGTIAHHGRYGAATAQTIFDVASLTKVIVTTTRMMQLAAAGRLQLDDTAARHLPELAESPYGAVPLRRFLSHTAGFPAWQPYFRGVPERKLGTPDGYALILQNIMHEPPAYSPGTACVYSDLGFILLGALLERVDGRGLEQQCATEIAAPLGLNDTRFLPLAASGRAAPGCIAPLRYAPTEDCPWRKSVLRGAVHDQNCYAMGGVAGHAGLFSTAHDLHRFAAVLTTCWRGTNDWIASATVHAFFDFDRLTTPPHGTYLCGWDTPSPTNSQAGRHFSRHSIGHLGYTGCSLWIDLERDWWVILLTNRVHPSVTNEKIKAFRPQLHDAAYATLFAAGNTGHPHS
- a CDS encoding LD-carboxypeptidase, whose protein sequence is MSRFRQPLLLQPGDCIGVAAPASAFPVEAFTAAVAWIRAQGFQVRHRPDITQRLRYFAGDDKRRAEELNALLCDPTIKAVFCARGGYGTQRIIPLLHHEAIAAAAPKIFVGSSDLTVLHGWLQRHCGWTTFYGPTITHHFGDVPTAAQNWQHLWQAIGQPQPLGTLASGDLRIIKPGRATGCLAGGCLSLVHASIDTAYGPTFDDDTILFLEDRGEKLYALDRMLTHLAHADVLRHVRGIIFGSLALSPDEPNPADLDTMLADCLRDFVGPVVAGLPAGHCDPCLTLPLGAQATLHTDPLDFSIDTAGVLP